The following coding sequences are from one Streptococcus mitis window:
- a CDS encoding peptidylprolyl isomerase, translating to MKKLATLLLLSTVALAGCSSIQRSLRGDDYVDSSLAAEESSKAAAQSAKELNDALTNENANFPQLSKEVAEDEAEVILHTSQGDIRIKLFPKLAPLAVENFLTHAKEGYYNGITFHRVIDGFMVQTGDPKGDGTGGQSIWHDKDKTKDKGTGFKNEITPYLYNIRGALSMANTGQPNTNGSQFFINQNSTDTSAKLPTSKYPKKIIEAYKEGGNPSLDGKHPVFGQVIDGMDVVDKIAKAEKDEKDKPTTAITIDSIEVVKD from the coding sequence ATGAAAAAACTAGCAACCCTTCTTTTACTATCAACTGTAGCCCTAGCTGGATGTAGCAGCATCCAACGTAGTTTGCGTGGTGATGACTATGTAGATTCTAGCTTGGCCGCTGAGGAAAGTTCCAAAGCAGCTGCCCAATCTGCCAAGGAGTTAAATGATGCTTTGACAAACGAAAACGCCAATTTCCCACAACTATCTAAAGAAGTTGCTGAAGACGAGGCTGAAGTCATTCTCCACACAAGTCAAGGAGATATCCGTATCAAACTCTTCCCTAAACTCGCTCCTCTAGCGGTTGAAAACTTCCTCACTCATGCTAAAGAAGGCTACTATAACGGTATTACCTTCCACCGTGTCATCGATGGCTTTATGGTCCAAACTGGAGATCCAAAGGGAGACGGTACAGGTGGTCAGTCTATCTGGCATGACAAGGATAAAACTAAAGACAAGGGAACTGGTTTCAAAAACGAGATTACTCCTTATCTATATAACATCCGTGGTGCTCTTTCTATGGCTAATACTGGTCAACCAAACACCAATGGTAGCCAGTTCTTCATCAACCAAAACTCTACAGATACCTCTGCTAAACTCCCTACAAGCAAGTATCCAAAGAAAATCATCGAAGCCTATAAAGAAGGGGGAAACCCTAGTCTAGATGGCAAACACCCAGTCTTTGGTCAAGTGATTGACGGTATGGATGTTGTAGATAAGATTGCCAAAGCAGAAAAAGATGAAAAAGACAAGCCAACTACTGCTATCACAATCGACAGCATCGAAGTGGTAAAAGACTAA
- a CDS encoding ABC-F family ATP-binding cassette domain-containing protein, with protein MSILEVKNLSHGFGDRAIFEDVSFRLLKGEHIGLVGANGEGKSTFMSIVTGKMLPDEGKVEWSKYVTAGYLDQHSVLAEGQSVRDVLRTAFDELFKAEARINDLYMEMAEDGADVDALMEEVGELQDRLESRDFYTLDAKIDEVARALGVMDFGMDTDVTSLSGGQRTKVLLAKLLLEKPDILLLDEPTNYLDAEHIDWLKRYLQNYENAFVLISHDIPFLNDVINIVYHVENQQLTRYSGDYYQFQEVYAMKKSQLEAAYERQQKEIADLKDFVARNKARVATRNMAMSRQKKLDKMDIIELQSEKPKPSFDFKPARTPGRFIFQAKDLQIGYDRPLTKPLNLTFERNQKVAIIGANGIGKTTLLKSLLGIIPPIAGEVERGDYLELGYFEQEVEGGNRQTPLEAVWNAFPALNQAEVRAALARCGLTTKHIESQIQVLSGGEQAKVRFCLLMNRENNVLVLDEPTNHLDVDAKDELKRALKEYKGSILMVCHEPDFYEGWMDQIWDFNNLT; from the coding sequence ATGAGTATTTTAGAAGTTAAAAATCTGAGTCATGGTTTTGGTGACCGTGCAATTTTTGAAGATGTGTCCTTCCGCCTCCTTAAGGGAGAACATATCGGTCTGGTCGGTGCCAATGGTGAAGGAAAATCAACCTTTATGAGCATTGTGACTGGTAAAATGCTGCCAGATGAAGGAAAGGTTGAGTGGTCCAAATATGTGACTGCGGGTTACTTGGATCAACACTCTGTCCTTGCTGAAGGCCAGTCGGTGCGTGATGTTCTCCGTACGGCTTTTGATGAGCTGTTTAAAGCTGAAGCTCGTATCAATGACCTTTATATGGAAATGGCTGAAGACGGTGCGGATGTTGATGCTCTCATGGAAGAAGTTGGCGAACTGCAAGATCGTTTAGAGAGTCGTGATTTCTATACCTTGGATGCTAAGATTGACGAAGTAGCGCGTGCCCTTGGTGTCATGGACTTTGGCATGGATACAGATGTAACTTCTTTGTCAGGTGGGCAAAGAACCAAGGTGCTTTTGGCAAAACTCCTCCTTGAAAAGCCCGATATCTTGCTTTTGGACGAGCCAACCAACTACTTGGATGCTGAGCATATTGACTGGCTCAAGCGCTATCTCCAAAACTATGAGAATGCCTTTGTCCTTATTTCACACGATATTCCATTCTTGAACGATGTTATCAATATCGTCTATCATGTGGAAAATCAACAGCTGACGCGTTACTCTGGTGACTACTACCAGTTCCAAGAAGTCTATGCTATGAAGAAATCTCAGCTAGAGGCAGCCTACGAACGTCAGCAGAAAGAAATTGCGGACCTTAAGGACTTTGTTGCCCGAAACAAAGCGCGTGTTGCAACACGAAACATGGCCATGTCCCGTCAGAAGAAATTGGATAAGATGGATATTATCGAACTGCAAAGTGAGAAACCAAAGCCATCCTTTGATTTCAAACCAGCTCGTACACCAGGGCGTTTTATTTTCCAAGCCAAGGATTTGCAAATTGGTTATGATCGTCCTCTGACCAAGCCTTTAAATCTTACCTTTGAACGTAATCAAAAGGTTGCTATTATCGGGGCAAATGGTATCGGGAAAACAACTCTCTTGAAGTCCCTCTTGGGCATTATTCCACCAATCGCTGGAGAGGTTGAACGTGGAGACTACCTAGAACTTGGCTACTTTGAACAGGAAGTAGAAGGAGGCAATCGTCAAACACCTCTTGAAGCTGTCTGGAATGCCTTTCCTGCCCTTAATCAAGCAGAAGTCCGTGCAGCCCTTGCCCGTTGTGGTTTGACAACCAAGCATATTGAAAGCCAAATTCAGGTTTTGTCAGGTGGGGAACAAGCCAAGGTTCGTTTCTGTCTCTTGATGAATCGTGAAAACAACGTTTTAGTGCTGGACGAGCCGACCAACCATTTGGATGTGGATGCCAAGGATGAACTCAAACGTGCTCTCAAAGAATACAAGGGATCTATTCTTATGGTCTGTCACGAACCAGACTTCTATGAAGGCTGGATGGACCAAATATGGGATTTTAATAATTTAACTTAA